Proteins encoded together in one Coffea arabica cultivar ET-39 chromosome 2c, Coffea Arabica ET-39 HiFi, whole genome shotgun sequence window:
- the LOC113728070 gene encoding uncharacterized protein, with protein sequence MKSDEASKKASLPPLVKFNKAFKLAEQWVNSMSKLEDEKFAKVEVRPSRLGVGAAVARESKVIQSNDPIERRLRAKLESDKKKVVKNAEEPGGPTLNGSSQEDSDDEELGSRTKAFVKKRPADWTLSLQQGKKKLK encoded by the exons ATGAAGTCAGATGAAGCTTCAAAAAAAGCATCACTCCCTCCGCTGGTGAAGTTTAATAAGGCATTCAAATTG GCTGAACAATGGGTTAATAGTATGAGTAAATTGGAGGATGAAAAATTTGCTAAAGTAGAGGTTCGGCCTTCCAG GCTTGGGGTTGGTGCAGCAGTTGCCCGTGAATCCAAAGTCATTCAGTCAAATGACCCGATTGAAAGAAGATTACGTGCTAAATTGGAATCTGATAAGAAGAAAGTTGTCAAGAATGCTGAGGAACCTGGAGGGCCTACACTGAATGGAAGTTCTCAAGAAGATAGTGACGACGAGGAACTAGGAAGCAGAACAAAAGCATTTGTGAAAAAGAGGCCTGCTGATTGGACTTTATCTCTacaacaaggaaagaaaaaacttAAGTAA
- the LOC113728069 gene encoding uncharacterized protein isoform X2 — MAKRSQRRRLRYEKDQTGCISGLISIFDFRHGRSTKKLLPDRRKGSRKADGAGSSQTGLMSPDSDGNCQDSEDGRESGIASVDTVKTSVKKLMEEEMVNEQDPNKQSSDSEMGHPEHGCHTRKDRQHRKKASKGSSDINICDLDAMKDLGTDKSGDQVDSQKTSDKIDFEIIMHLLHDHFDVPADQASAVDEGKLSAAIKIFIDQNSSNIKHSRDNGQVQQSTESMDALNRLSLEKDLLLKLLQDPNSLLVKQIEGLESAHLEKGLLHSNSLPRSGFVEDKLSHSKTDDLINHKQHRNFFRRRSKSQESFPSMGSDKCQSSSKIVILKPGPATLQQQNTEIHISTSMQSHNPEGVKIQGERSQFSFTEIKRKLKHAIRKERQGTSPDGITHRTLSEHQKRHDFEKGIGGENLGWRSPNRNHFYTERFAKPSINLNWDDEIGKPNDADPYTVKETSVHTKSGVANIYLEAKKHLLEMLSSGHNDTELISQQLPKSLGRILSFSEYNSSANSSPRKGTEDSSVTTESTLFSHGGIEIANETTDQVDEENLRKPSSSLKYCSEIEPSTTNASLDEKVETPEASRSLSCVHHHTDLDGEALSSGGDVMVAEGATGFEETTKGDHECYENSNAAHESSSSYSTEDDRNCDIAAQYHQEGLTQSMEMESFEQCQMLPSPSASPSHSSVTIKVEDFDGAIDRTDRPSPVSVLEPLFIEDDISPARTIRRPVEQEIQPRQIHFEEWRSSSDQGMCMQTSLNDEESAFEYVEAVLLGSGLIWDEYLLKWLSSSPILDSTLYDEVELFSSRSHHEQKLLFDCINEVLEEVCDRYFGCFLSMSSNKQSIRPVPTRMALIQEIWEGVEWHLQQDPSPQSLDQLLNKDMAKSRKWIDVRLDIQHIGTEMEEAILDKLVEDTVSSFIYDDLKNGSLSSSADLIEVRKVDL; from the exons ATGGCAAAGAGGTCACAAAGACGGCGTCTGCGGTATGAAAAGGATCAAACAGGTTGTATATCGGGATTGATCAGCATCTTTGATTTTCGCCATGGCCGTTCCACTAAAAAGCTCCTTCCAGATAGAAGAAAGGGGAGCAGGAAAGCTGACG GTGCTGGATCCTCGCAAACTGGACTAATGTCACCTGATTCCGATGGAAACTGTCAGGATAGTGAG GATGGCAGGGAGAGTGGAATAGCCTCCGTTGATACTGTTAAAACAAGTGTGAAGAAACTCATGGAAGAAGAGATGGTCAATGAGCAAGATCCAAACAAGCAGAGCAGTGATTCCGAGATGGGCCATCCAGAACATGGATGTCATACAAGAAAAGACCGCCAACATAGAAAGAAAGCCAGCAAGGGGTCTAGTGATATCAACATTTGTGATTTGGATGCCATGAAAGATTTAGGGACTGATAAGTCTGGTGATCAGGTTGACAGTCAAAAAACTTCAGataaaattgattttgaaattaTTATGCATTTGTTGCATGATCATTTCGATGTGCCAGCAGATCAGGCAAGTGCAGTTGATGAAGGAAAGTTAAGTGCAGCCATTAAGATCTTCATTGATCAGAACTCATCCAATATTAAGCATTCTAGAGATAATGGGCAGGTCCAGCAGTCCACAGAATCCATGGATGCTTTGAATAGATTGAGTTTAGAAAAGGACTTGCTGTTAAAGCTCCTACAAGACCCGAACTCTCTTTTGGTAAAGCAAATTGAAGGTTTGGAGAGCGCCCATTTAGAGAAAGGCCTGCTGCATTCCAATTCATTGCCAAGATCTGGCTTCGTAGAAGACAAACTAAGTCATTCAAAAACAGACGACCTCATCAACCACAAACAACACAGAAACTTTTTCCGGAGGAGGAGCAAATCACAGGAAAGTTTCCCCTCAATGGGAAGTGACAAATGTCAGTCCTCTAGTAAGATTGTTATTTTAAAACCTGGACCAGCGACCTTGCAACAACAAAACACAGAGATACATATTAGCACTTCCATGCAATCTCACAATCCTGAGGGAGTTAAGATCCAGGGAGAAAGAAGCCAGTTCTCTTTCACTGAAATCAAACGGAAACTAAAGCATGCTATCAGAAAAGAAAGGCAGGGTACCTCTCCTGATGGAATCACTCATAGAACTCTATCAGAGCATCAAAAGAGACATGATTTTGAGAAGGGAATTGGAGGAGAAAATTTAGGGTGGCGGTCTCCAAACAGAAACCACTTCTATACTGAAAGGTTTGCCAaaccttccatcaatctaaatTGGGATGATGAAATCGGCAAACCAAACGACGCTGACCCATATACAGTGAAAGAGACCTCTGTGCATACCAAGTCGGGAGTTGCTAACATCTACCTCGAGGCCAAGAAGCACCTCTTGGAGATGCTTAGCAGTGGGCATAATGATACAGAGCTAATCAGTCAGCAGCTACCAAAATCCTTGGGTAggattctttctttttcagaatACAATTCTTCTGCCAACAGCAGCCCTAGGAAGGGCACTGAGGACAGCTCTGTAACAACTGAAAGCACACTGTTTTCTCATGGTGGTATTGAGATTGCTAATGAGACCACAGATCAGGTTGATGAAGAAAATCTTAGGAAACCCTCAAGTTCATTAAAGTACTGCTCAGAGATTGAACCTAGCACCACTAATGCCAGTCTTGATGAGAAAGTAGAAACTCCAGAAGCAAGTAGGAGTTTGTCTTGTGTGCACCATCATACTGATTTGGATGGCGAAGCGCTGTCTTCAGGTGGAGATGTAATGGTAGCTGAAG GAGCTACAGGATTTGAAGAAACAACTAAAGGCGACCATGAATGCTATGAGAATTCAAATGCTGCTCATGAATCAAGTAGCTCTTACAGTACAGAAGATGATCGAAACTGTGATATTGCTGCACAATATCATCAAGAAGGGTTGACACAGTCAATGGAGATG GAATCGTTTGAGCAGTGTCAAATGTTGCCTTCTCCTTCAGCATCACCTTCACACTCTTCAGTCACTATAAAAGTTGAAGATTTTGATGGTGCAATTGATAGAACAGACAGACCCAGTCCTGTATCTGTTCTTGAACCACTGTTTATTGAAGATGATATCAGTCCAGCAAGGACCATACGTAGGCCAG TTGAACAAGAAATTCAACCacggcaaattcattttgaggAGTGGAGGTCTTCCAGTGACCAAGGGATGTGTATGCAGACTTCTTTGAATGATGAAGAATCTGCATTTGAATATGTAGAAGCAGTGTTACTAGGTTCAGGATTGATCTGGGATGAATATCTATTAAAGTGGCTTTCTTCATCTCCAATTCTCGATTCGACATTGTATGATGAAGTGGAGCTGTTTTCCAGCCGGTCTCATCATGAGCAAAAGCTACTTTTTGATTGTATTAACGAAGTACTGGAGGAGGTATGCGACCGCTATTTTGGGTGTTTCCTGTCGATGTCGAGTAATAAACAGAGCATTCGGCCTGTCCCAACTAGGATGGCACTTATTCAGGAGATATGGGAAGGAGTTGAGTGGCACCTCCAGCAAGACCCGTCACCTCAATCTTTGGATCAGCTTCTCAACAAGGACATGGCTAAGTCCAGAAAATGGATAGATGTTCGATTAGATATCCAACACATTGGTACGGAAATGGAAGAGGCCATTCTTGACAAATTGGTAGAGGACACGGTTTCAAGCTTCATCTatgatgatttgaaaaatgGTTCTCTATCATCTTCAGCTGATTTGATTGAAGTTCGTAAAGTTGACCTGTAA
- the LOC113728069 gene encoding uncharacterized protein isoform X1 translates to MAKRSQRRRLRYEKDQTGCISGLISIFDFRHGRSTKKLLPDRRKGSRKADGAGSSQTGLMSPDSDGNCQDSEDGRESGIASVDTVKTSVKKLMEEEMVNEQDPNKQSSDSEMGHPEHGCHTRKDRQHRKKASKGSSDINICDLDAMKDLGTDKSGDQVDSQKTSDKIDFEIIMHLLHDHFDVPADQASAVDEGKLSAAIKIFIDQNSSNIKHSRDNGQVQQSTESMDALNRLSLEKDLLLKLLQDPNSLLVKQIEGLESAHLEKGLLHSNSLPRSGFVEDKLSHSKTDDLINHKQHRNFFRRRSKSQESFPSMGSDKCQSSSKIVILKPGPATLQQQNTEIHISTSMQSHNPEGVKIQGERSQFSFTEIKRKLKHAIRKERQGTSPDGITHRTLSEHQKRHDFEKGIGGENLGWRSPNRNHFYTERFAKPSINLNWDDEIGKPNDADPYTVKETSVHTKSGVANIYLEAKKHLLEMLSSGHNDTELISQQLPKSLGRILSFSEYNSSANSSPRKGTEDSSVTTESTLFSHGGIEIANETTDQVDEENLRKPSSSLKYCSEIEPSTTNASLDEKVETPEASRSLSCVHHHTDLDGEALSSGGDVMVAEDKSYAGATGFEETTKGDHECYENSNAAHESSSSYSTEDDRNCDIAAQYHQEGLTQSMEMESFEQCQMLPSPSASPSHSSVTIKVEDFDGAIDRTDRPSPVSVLEPLFIEDDISPARTIRRPVEQEIQPRQIHFEEWRSSSDQGMCMQTSLNDEESAFEYVEAVLLGSGLIWDEYLLKWLSSSPILDSTLYDEVELFSSRSHHEQKLLFDCINEVLEEVCDRYFGCFLSMSSNKQSIRPVPTRMALIQEIWEGVEWHLQQDPSPQSLDQLLNKDMAKSRKWIDVRLDIQHIGTEMEEAILDKLVEDTVSSFIYDDLKNGSLSSSADLIEVRKVDL, encoded by the exons ATGGCAAAGAGGTCACAAAGACGGCGTCTGCGGTATGAAAAGGATCAAACAGGTTGTATATCGGGATTGATCAGCATCTTTGATTTTCGCCATGGCCGTTCCACTAAAAAGCTCCTTCCAGATAGAAGAAAGGGGAGCAGGAAAGCTGACG GTGCTGGATCCTCGCAAACTGGACTAATGTCACCTGATTCCGATGGAAACTGTCAGGATAGTGAG GATGGCAGGGAGAGTGGAATAGCCTCCGTTGATACTGTTAAAACAAGTGTGAAGAAACTCATGGAAGAAGAGATGGTCAATGAGCAAGATCCAAACAAGCAGAGCAGTGATTCCGAGATGGGCCATCCAGAACATGGATGTCATACAAGAAAAGACCGCCAACATAGAAAGAAAGCCAGCAAGGGGTCTAGTGATATCAACATTTGTGATTTGGATGCCATGAAAGATTTAGGGACTGATAAGTCTGGTGATCAGGTTGACAGTCAAAAAACTTCAGataaaattgattttgaaattaTTATGCATTTGTTGCATGATCATTTCGATGTGCCAGCAGATCAGGCAAGTGCAGTTGATGAAGGAAAGTTAAGTGCAGCCATTAAGATCTTCATTGATCAGAACTCATCCAATATTAAGCATTCTAGAGATAATGGGCAGGTCCAGCAGTCCACAGAATCCATGGATGCTTTGAATAGATTGAGTTTAGAAAAGGACTTGCTGTTAAAGCTCCTACAAGACCCGAACTCTCTTTTGGTAAAGCAAATTGAAGGTTTGGAGAGCGCCCATTTAGAGAAAGGCCTGCTGCATTCCAATTCATTGCCAAGATCTGGCTTCGTAGAAGACAAACTAAGTCATTCAAAAACAGACGACCTCATCAACCACAAACAACACAGAAACTTTTTCCGGAGGAGGAGCAAATCACAGGAAAGTTTCCCCTCAATGGGAAGTGACAAATGTCAGTCCTCTAGTAAGATTGTTATTTTAAAACCTGGACCAGCGACCTTGCAACAACAAAACACAGAGATACATATTAGCACTTCCATGCAATCTCACAATCCTGAGGGAGTTAAGATCCAGGGAGAAAGAAGCCAGTTCTCTTTCACTGAAATCAAACGGAAACTAAAGCATGCTATCAGAAAAGAAAGGCAGGGTACCTCTCCTGATGGAATCACTCATAGAACTCTATCAGAGCATCAAAAGAGACATGATTTTGAGAAGGGAATTGGAGGAGAAAATTTAGGGTGGCGGTCTCCAAACAGAAACCACTTCTATACTGAAAGGTTTGCCAaaccttccatcaatctaaatTGGGATGATGAAATCGGCAAACCAAACGACGCTGACCCATATACAGTGAAAGAGACCTCTGTGCATACCAAGTCGGGAGTTGCTAACATCTACCTCGAGGCCAAGAAGCACCTCTTGGAGATGCTTAGCAGTGGGCATAATGATACAGAGCTAATCAGTCAGCAGCTACCAAAATCCTTGGGTAggattctttctttttcagaatACAATTCTTCTGCCAACAGCAGCCCTAGGAAGGGCACTGAGGACAGCTCTGTAACAACTGAAAGCACACTGTTTTCTCATGGTGGTATTGAGATTGCTAATGAGACCACAGATCAGGTTGATGAAGAAAATCTTAGGAAACCCTCAAGTTCATTAAAGTACTGCTCAGAGATTGAACCTAGCACCACTAATGCCAGTCTTGATGAGAAAGTAGAAACTCCAGAAGCAAGTAGGAGTTTGTCTTGTGTGCACCATCATACTGATTTGGATGGCGAAGCGCTGTCTTCAGGTGGAGATGTAATGGTAGCTGAAG ATAAATCCTATGCAGGAGCTACAGGATTTGAAGAAACAACTAAAGGCGACCATGAATGCTATGAGAATTCAAATGCTGCTCATGAATCAAGTAGCTCTTACAGTACAGAAGATGATCGAAACTGTGATATTGCTGCACAATATCATCAAGAAGGGTTGACACAGTCAATGGAGATG GAATCGTTTGAGCAGTGTCAAATGTTGCCTTCTCCTTCAGCATCACCTTCACACTCTTCAGTCACTATAAAAGTTGAAGATTTTGATGGTGCAATTGATAGAACAGACAGACCCAGTCCTGTATCTGTTCTTGAACCACTGTTTATTGAAGATGATATCAGTCCAGCAAGGACCATACGTAGGCCAG TTGAACAAGAAATTCAACCacggcaaattcattttgaggAGTGGAGGTCTTCCAGTGACCAAGGGATGTGTATGCAGACTTCTTTGAATGATGAAGAATCTGCATTTGAATATGTAGAAGCAGTGTTACTAGGTTCAGGATTGATCTGGGATGAATATCTATTAAAGTGGCTTTCTTCATCTCCAATTCTCGATTCGACATTGTATGATGAAGTGGAGCTGTTTTCCAGCCGGTCTCATCATGAGCAAAAGCTACTTTTTGATTGTATTAACGAAGTACTGGAGGAGGTATGCGACCGCTATTTTGGGTGTTTCCTGTCGATGTCGAGTAATAAACAGAGCATTCGGCCTGTCCCAACTAGGATGGCACTTATTCAGGAGATATGGGAAGGAGTTGAGTGGCACCTCCAGCAAGACCCGTCACCTCAATCTTTGGATCAGCTTCTCAACAAGGACATGGCTAAGTCCAGAAAATGGATAGATGTTCGATTAGATATCCAACACATTGGTACGGAAATGGAAGAGGCCATTCTTGACAAATTGGTAGAGGACACGGTTTCAAGCTTCATCTatgatgatttgaaaaatgGTTCTCTATCATCTTCAGCTGATTTGATTGAAGTTCGTAAAGTTGACCTGTAA